TTGCGCGCGCGCTGACAGGAAATCCGAATAACTTAAACTTTCtaccattaaagggatagttcacccaaaaatgaaaattctgtcatcatttactcatcctcatgatgctataaatctgtataaattacttttctgatgaacacaaaataagatattttcataaatgatgataagcacacagctgatgtaACCATtgtttccatagtaggaaaaacaaatatgatggaattcaatgggtacagCGTCAGCTGTGTGCtgcttaccattatttatcaaaatatttccataatatttgttttcctactatgaaagtcaatggttacaatcagctgtgtgctcaaaatatcatctttcTTGTTCATcaaaaagaaactcatacaggtttagaacaacatgaggatgagaaaataatgacagaagtttcatttttgtgtgaactatccctttaacttaggttgtttcagttttgagatttcATTTAGTGAAACTGCAATATTGACAAATAATGTTTCTTACGTGGATTTTTATTGTAAGGTTGTTAAGATCATGCAAATGTCTTATTTTGGTCTTCAGATTTCATCTCGTTGTCATTCTGGTCATCCAAATCAAATCCAATGTGAGTATATTAATATTGTGCTGTGAGCGACATTTTTACGATCATTTCCCTGATAACACGCAAACGTCTCAGAGACGTCTATTTGATGTGTGCGTTTACATTTACAAGATGTATTTTTTGATTGCTTGCTCATCTGCAATACGTTCTTGAGACGTTTTCTTGAAAAGATGTCTTATGATTTACGTTTTTGATTTAGATTGATGTAAAACAGCTCCTTTATCAGATGTTTTCAGACATACCTGTGCTATCTGggttaatatacagtatatgatgACCTGTAACACACCTGGTCGTCTGATGTCACCAGAGGATCATCTCGTTCGTGTTCTGAAACTATTCCAAACACAAGAGTTCAACTCGCATGGTGCAAAGCGTGCGATGTATTGCCTAGCAACAGCGCAAGTGGGATGCGCGCGAGGTTAGCGAATAGAAAGCTCAAATACTGTTTCCATGagcagcgcaccgctcgcgtgGAGACGCTACCGACACGTCACGATTGGTTGGCTGTTGCTGTGTATCTCCCCACTGCCTAATGGTTATCACCTCCGCGCGTGTCATTCTATTGGCAGGTTATGCTTTTAGTCCCCAAAGTTGTGTTTACTCAACATTCCTTTAAAGCTCTGCCGTTCAATAACTCCAAAACTTTGTAAAGTTCCCTTAAACACAGTGGGAGGTTGATCTGATTTATATTTCTAACCTGCACCCAAGACTCAAACCCAAATGTTGTCTTGATATTGTGCTGGCGAGTCAAGTTTCTGCTCAGGAGAATGACACATATATCTTTAGAAACATCGTGTTGTAAGAACTATCTGCTCACAATGTGATTTTCTCCACGcattttaaacactaaataGGTTTAATCCGTGATTTCCCTCAGTAGTTATAAAGTAAAGGCAacccattttttctcttttctcaGCTAACTGACACAATAAGGCCAATAAAGATATGTGTGTCTGTTGAATCATCTTTATGGCATACTGAGAGGAATATTTTCTGTGAACACTTTTTCCCTCCTGCTCTGAAATGTGCCTTATTGCTCGACCGATATGGGTTATTCAATGGCCGATAGCGATATTAACAAAGCTGTATGGCCGATATAACACAAATGACATTACGGTAAATAAGAGAAAAATAGAAAGTTGTTGAAGCTACATAAATATTGTTTATGcataaaaattttaaatattacctTTTAAATTAGGCCTACTTAAACcatttttacataattcatAATTTACATAATAAGACATAATTAATGTGGATGTGACATCTCACTGTACTGTTTGAATAAGTGTGTTAAAAAGTGGCTTTGCATTGAGTGACACTGAGTGTCTTTTCAttacaaacaaataatttaagcAATAGAAAAATTTACTGTCCGATACAAGGAAAAATTATCCAAATATCGACAGATATATCGGCCTCTGCAttatatcggtctatcactacatttttttaaattaactttaTAAACATCACAAGTTGCAAGACAGTTTTCATTAAATTACATTGAAagtattaattaattacacaaacgCCATTATTAACTATTTAGAATTTAGGTCGGAATATTCTTACTTTAATTCCAAAGAAATTATGGGATTGCACAATCACCATATGAGtttatcaaaataaatgtcTCATTTGAGTTTCATGTAAACACACAACACCCAGTCAATAGTTTATACACAAACAAATTTTGCTTTCAACAATGAGCAAAAAGTGATTTACAAACTCTgttttacacacatacatggCACACAAAGGGAAGTGTGTATTTATTATTGTATTACAGGGTGTATATCTCTTCCCGTGTGGCTCTCGCGCTCCCCCTCGTGGATAAGGAATTGCGTGGCATTCCCAAGCCCGACAGCAGCTACTGCGCATGCTTCGAAAACTCCATGATTTTTTTGGCACGGGATCCTAAGGAAAAATAGGAACTTGGAATCGAAGATCAACTAAAAGCACCATCGCAGGGCCACAATCAAACCCAAGGTCGCACACAGACGCCGCGAAGACGCTCGAGAGGTCGCCGAACCATTGAATGAAGCGATCGCGAGCGATCAGGATTCACGAAATTGGACGACAATGCAAGGGGCGCAATAAAACCCAGCGTTATTGCTCTTTGTTTTTAAGCAGGACGCTTCAGATGCTGCGCGGGGATGAAGACGCGGGGAAGTGCTTAAAATCACACGGCGTTGATAACAACTCTCGTAACCGGGACATTTGTAAGTAAAGTTCGTCGAGTCGCTCGTTCTGTCTTTCGCCAGCGTTGTGCAGCGCGCGACAGAAGCAGGAAACTTCGTAAACAGACGAGAGGTGCGTAGCCCGCGAGCTAATGAAAGCTAACAGCGCGTCTGCGCCGAACGCGACGCGACGTATTACAACGCCTCCGCTAGAATGCCGTTGAGATAGCTTTGTTGTTGTGAACGAGAGCGTTGTTGTATGTCGCGTCGCGTCATTTTACAACGTAAATGAAGTATTTAAGACCGGGCCAGCTAGCCGTCAAAAGGCGACATTCATTGGTTTGTTCTTGATTGCACAGTCAGCCACCGAAGTCACAAACTGAAACTGAAGCGCATGCGTTTGTTTTCTTCATTTCTTAAGgatttgctttttttaaactttgccTACTTTTATTCCTGGTTGTTTGTTTACACTCGTGTTCCGCCATATAGCCGCCTCATAATCACCCGCCTTTAAACCGGAATAAAAACCGTTAAAGccttttgaaaatgacatcatCTCGTTGAGTTACATTTAAATGATAGATTTGGCGCGCCTGAGGTGTCATTCTTTACTGTAAAGTCAAACATATGAACATCATGATCTCTGTAATCATAAACTCATGTTGTCATTTTACAGTAACTTAGTTCAAAATAATTTATACAGAGgctatacattttttacttGATTGAAATcgataaaataatatataataatacaaaaatcacttaaatatttttattttgtttttgcagGTTTTCAGTGTAAAGTGAAGCATCTGAGAGGACTGGAGAGGATTGTGTGTCCAGACAGATTCATTGACCTGTATTGAGTTGTGTTGACGTTAATGTTGTGTAAATGTCCTACAAAGGGTGTATTTCCCGAATGGTGCTGACCGAGGCTGTATAAAGATGAACAGGTATTTTTTATCAATTTTTTCCTGTCAGCAGtgacatttaaaagaaaatttaaatgttgtCATTCGTCACTTTCATGAAGCTCCACGAAAGTACATCTGACTCATGTTTCCTGTTTTTAGGTGTTGGATGTTTGTGATGAGAAAATGACGGGGGGCAATGAGAGTGCAGCACGGGATAAAGATGGAGGTACAGCACTCATCGCTCAGATACCGATTGGCTGGCAGAGAAAAGTACAGGATGGTGCTGTGTCCTACATCAGGTACACACGTATGTCTGGTCTTTAAAGATGTCGTGTTGTGTGCTGTAAGGGTTGCTTTATTTGCTGTTATTTCTTAGTGTTGTCTACCCatattaagtgttaatacttgCGATTAGGGCTACATAActattaatcgcaactaattgtttgcagaaCAAAAgttcatatatgtgtgtgtattctgtaaaataatattctgtaaataattatgtatatataaattagggattgtcaatttatgcaatttcccatattcgatgatcgtttaaattaacgatcaatTAATCGAATAATCGTTAACAGTAATAGTGGAAGAAGCCTTTACAGCAGTGCATTtagccaatgacataaaagtgtgcgTAAAAATGCCAGCTTCCTAACgcgaattaaaatatttaattttgtctaaataacatgctagcGGGATTGTAAATTGAGTCAATGTAGTTGGTGTTTTGATagaaatcatcaatttaatctcgtaatgaaatataatgactaataaACACAGTATAACTCCGCATCATAATGTGCCCTTCGCACAGTTGGATGAAAGTCTGTGCGTCcatgacaaaataaaagtttcattatcatcaagtgttatttttctagttGTTCACCTCGCTTTTCGAGTCATTGATACACCACttgttgtaattatatccaagaagcaAACAAATGGCACTTTCCCGTTGTCACCTCAGCTGCAGCGAtctttcagcaaagatgcttatattatgaagatttcaaccttccattagaaaacCCGTTTAGCGTGTAGCGCCTAAGTCAGTCAATAATGATGATCaatgatatatttttttcaacaagCTGTGTATGTGTTTTGCGCAGGCGCCGCACACACTTGCTTTTTCGacaatcgttaagttttatcgatttaattcttatcgacaattaatcgaagatatatatatatataaatacacgcacatacatgtataattaaaaaatatttatatatatttattatatttaaatctaaattagaaataaaaatacaatttatattttcTCGTGTATGTACAAgtgtataaatgtgtgtgtattcatatatacacataattatcatacacaatacacacacatataaaatgtaaacaaaaacttttattctgcaaatgattaaagtcgcaataaaattaaaatgaaaaacagtAATATGTTtgggaatattgtggtattttttacaaacgACTTATCTGCGAGCGtcattatttttgtaaaaattcatgtgccctcataatctttaatcaaaaacgcaaatctcctcccctcctcaaaacgatctctctttacctctgctcatatggtatggcaggtgggcggggtccgggaaaaGATTTCAGTCAGCcattagcaacatgacccaacttcaaacgatcccaTCAGTTCTCGATGGATGAATTCTGCCTTATTTAATTTCAGAATCCAGTTTCActtggatatacgtcaccatagggaaaataagacaatctcTACCCCtatttcatggcgactttaattgccattaatcgttatgcagctcTACttgggatgcaccgatatatggCCTATAATGAGTATTGGCAGATAAAAATAATTCCCCACTATCGGACATCACctgattgtttaaaaacagctgtAGATCAGGGCAGATTATATCCTGACAATCAAAAGGGGCAGAAGACGCATCAGAACTCAAACTTGCGCACATGCAAGCACATTGCTGTTTTCTCAATCCCTCCTGGTCTCATCTTCTCTAGCCCGAGTGGATCTGTGCTGAGATCAGTGGATGAGGTCAGGGTGTATTTGCGAACAGACGGCACGTGTAAATGTGGACTTGAGTGCCCACTTGTCATAAATAAGGTGAGTTCACTTCTGCTGTCTCattacaattaatttatttcaagtactttttaatttatttaaatatattcatatattGATGCAAAGCATGCAGTGTCCATTTATCTAAAAAattttgtgtaaaaatgtttaaagtttTGGTGGTTTATCTAATGACTAATGATGAGTCAAGTAATGGAGATGAAAGTCGTAATTtgtcacacaaaaaaataaaatggtcaGATGCAGTGTGCTTAACTACTTACGCTTTTGTTTGCAAAATTGGGCATGTCTGAATTTAAAAGAGTCATCTACCAAAATAATTTGGAATAAATTgatataaaatgacaaaaaacttTGTTCTCCATaacttatataaaaaaatattttgatgatgCCGTTTTGGACCTGCCTGTCCCCAGGGTGATTCTGTATGCTCACTGCACATTTTGACAAATGTCATAGATAATCCAGATTTGAGTATGAACACTGGAATACAGATTGCAGCTAGAACATGATGGTTATAAACCATAATTCTCTATCTGTTTTTCAATGAATGCAGGTTTTTAGCTTTGACCCTGCTGCAATGGTTCAAGCTCCTGGTCATCAGTCAAGTAAGATAGAAGAAGACATGACCAAACTCTGCAACCATCGCAGGAAAGTTGATGCCATGGCAGCTCTATGTCAAAGCATGCAGCCGCCTCAACTACCCCCAACCGGTTTGTACCTTAACTCGCATTATTATTCCAACACTATCACGTTATTACAGGAATGATCTGTGTTTCAGTCTTGTGGGTGTATGTCCGAAATGGTcaacatttattttggtttCAAGCATTCTTTTTAACTAAAGAGAAGGGgacaaaatgtttgtttgtggtAATTGACAGTACAGTCAATAGAGCTTAATGTAATTGAACACGGGACGTCCCTTAACAGCTTCTCTTAAGGGTTTTAACTAGAGATGTACAGAGCTGATCGCAAATATTGGCATCTGGGCTGATCAAGGTATTTTTAAACGCATCACAATCATTTGCATGTATCGGtctgattatttatttaaatcagCAGGTGCTGTAAGCAGGGAGCACAAGTAACGGGTATACTTTGCTTTTTTACAAGTATGCGAGCCTAGCGGTACTGTCgtatgcacagccttgcaaagcatactTCATTTGACACATACACAGGCTGCAATGCCTTTAAGTGCATGCTCTACCTGCGCATGCAGAGTTGTCAAGCATATGCACAGAGTTGATTTTAataacttttaataatttcaggTGTCCACATAGCATTAGGACAGTGACAAAACCGATACTCAAAATGAAAAGACTCAGATCAGATCAAGGGCACAAAAAACGTGATTAGTACATTCTTAGCTTAACCTATAGTTTTGGCATTTAACTTGTTAAAGTGTGTAATGTTTGCAGAAAGATAAGTGCCATCTGCTTGTTTGTTAAAGGAGACGTTGTGTGCTCAATGGAAGGCAGAGAGTCGAGAGGATCTATCGGAGAAGGCACCCACTGCACTTACTCTCAACCGAAACACAACCAGCCCAAATCTAGCATCTATCCTTTGACCTCACCTCGCTCTGTCCTGCACAACGGCTCTGTTAGCCACCTCTCACGACCTCTAGAACCGAGTTCACCCTTGAAGAAGCCCTCGTGTCAGACGCCCGTCGGAAGCAATGCGCCTGTTTGCTTAAAACAGCAGTGGAATCCTCACCCTCATCTGCCTCTCTCCCAAAACATCCTTCAAAGAACAGTGCACAATCCCACCTCTCCCAGCAACAACAGTCTCTTCCCGAACTCCTTTTTGGCCTGTCCCTCACCGACCGGTCAAGCGGCACACCAGGGAGGAAGTGTAAAGTCGTCCTCTCCTCTGTCCGTTTGCTCCTCACCCTCACGTGCGCTAGAGTCCTTCTCACCCCATCGGCGCTCTCGCCACTCCTCGACCTCTTCGCTATCCGAGCAGGGAGCTTCAGGGTCCATATTTATCCAAGGAGTTAAACCCTCACCGCCCACCGTGCCGTGCTCCTCTCCCAAGCTCCCATTTACGCCCACCAGCCCGTGCGGTCGTCTGGAAGGCATGCTACAACACTACAAAGATTGTAGTACTACCAACACTAACACCGCCATTAACAACCAAAGCAACCTTCAGATGTCGCATGTTGCATCACCGGCTCATCCCAACCCGAGTGACAAGAGAAACGGGGTGTCTGCAAGCCCTCTGAACTCCGCTCAAGCCTCAAACCTGCTCACTCGTCCTCTAGGACAACAGAAGAACCAGCAGAACGTCAGTAACTCTTTTCCGGCCAGCAATCTCCTATCTGCGGCTGCCAAAGCCCAGAAAACACAGAGCCAGCTCAACACAGTAGACGCTCAGTCCGCAGTCCTGGAAAAGGAGCAGCAGTCAAAGGTATTGATTAGCACTTTAAACAATAACCTTCACCCCACCTCATCCAGAACACAGTCCCTGACCACCCTCTTGCTTCCGCAATCCCCTTCCTTTTCCCAACATACCTCCGCTCTTGCCGAGAAAACGTTACGACGCAAACGCCAGCGGCGCTCGCCCACCGTATTGAACATGATTAAAGAAACGCACCCGAGCCGGACGACGGGAGATCCGTCTACGCCACCTCTCCTCATCTCTCCATCGCATTCGCCTTCCTCTCCTTCCATTCCTGTCTCAGACAACCACAGGCTCCCTGTCGCTCCCCCTTTCCAGAACGCTGCTCTTCGGCTACAGGAAGCCGAGGAAAGCAGAAAGGCAGGACTTGGTCATTCCCTCTCCACCCCGTCTCCATCCCAGCCCCTCTCTGCCCTGCTTCAGTTTCTTAGCATGCAAAGTGCACAAAATGCGACCCAGGTGTCCAGCAACACGGCTTCCTCTCCCAGCAATAGACACACACACCTGCCGCCCTCTTCGCCGAGACCCATCGCTCCACAAGCACCCCAACCTGCTTTACAAGTACACATCCACCCCTCCCAATCCCAAAACTCAGTGCCTATCCAGGAGCCATCGACTCATCTGGCCCTTTCTCAAGTGTTTTCTCCGATGGGTGACGAGACAACCGTGAACCTCAAAACAACCTCCAGTAACGCTATCCTGAACTTGAGCCAGTCCCATACGGGCATGCAGCCAGACCTCAACAGTTCAGTTATCACAATGATCAACCAGATGTCCTCACCATCTTGCTTGACACCTCACTCAGAGAAAGGTTGTGAATCCAAATCGACAGACATGTGTCCAGACAACTTCACCTACCATCAGTCAAACCATAACCACGCTGTGGAAAGTAAGATTAAGAATGCAATAAGATTTATTGATTATTGTAGCTTGTACGATGTTTATTACAATTTTGTGTTCTGTCAGCAGGTCCTGTAGAGACATTGGATCATCCAGACTCAGACACAAGACTACCGAGTGACTGTGAGCCTGATCACAGCCTCTCTCTGAGCACTACCCCCACACCTGACCTCTGTAATCCAACGGCCGACTCCCTGCCGCTAGCCGAGGCTTTTCCCTTCATGAACCAAGACCAGCTTCTCCAGCTTCTGACGTCTAACGCCGGTCTGCCCTCCCTGCTTCCGCCCTTCCTAGGCTCCCTGCCGTTAGGGATCTGGACCGGTCAATCCTCTTCGCCCAATGTCACCCAGCAGTCGGCGCAGGCGGTTGGTGGAATCCTAAATCAGGGTTCTCCTCTCAACGTGCTGCCATCCACGCTGGCTGCTCAGAGTGAGCTTCCCCTAAACCTTGTTGGCCTGTTAAATCCGGGGGTGGACGGGGCCGAAAAGCCGCCTGGACTACAAGCTCTCCTCATGGCCTCCCTGCTGCTCGGGCAGAATCCGGCCGCCATGTTTCCGTTACCGGCGCTCAACCTGGAGCTTCCAACGGCCCAGCAGCAGGTGTTCACAGAGGGGATGTCTCTGGAGAAGACACCTGCTCTGATGGACTCTGTCCTGATGGGGCCGGGGCTCCTGGAGGCTCTTCAAACCTTAGCTCTTCCTGCAGAAGTCCAATCGCTCCTCCTGTCTGCGCCTCTCACCCCACCTGCCTTTCTCTCCCTAAATCCTGCTCTGTTAGCGGCAGCTCTCGGCCAGACTGAACCCCTCCCTAACCACACGCCATCCCCCCCGCTTCATTCTCAG
This Paramisgurnus dabryanus chromosome 7, PD_genome_1.1, whole genome shotgun sequence DNA region includes the following protein-coding sequences:
- the mbd6 gene encoding uncharacterized protein mbd6 isoform X2, with the translated sequence MTGGNESAARDKDGGTALIAQIPIGWQRKVQDGAVSYISPSGSVLRSVDEVRVYLRTDGTCKCGLECPLVINKVFSFDPAAMVQAPGHQSSKIEEDMTKLCNHRRKVDAMAALCQSMQPPQLPPTGDVVCSMEGRESRGSIGEGTHCTYSQPKHNQPKSSIYPLTSPRSVLHNGSVSHLSRPLEPSSPLKKPSCQTPVGSNAPVCLKQQWNPHPHLPLSQNILQRTVHNPTSPSNNSLFPNSFLACPSPTGQAAHQGGSVKSSSPLSVCSSPSRALESFSPHRRSRHSSTSSLSEQGASGSIFIQGVKPSPPTVPCSSPKLPFTPTSPCGRLEGMLQHYKDCSTTNTNTAINNQSNLQMSHVASPAHPNPSDKRNGVSASPLNSAQASNLLTRPLGQQKNQQNVSNSFPASNLLSAAAKAQKTQSQLNTVDAQSAVLEKEQQSKVLISTLNNNLHPTSSRTQSLTTLLLPQSPSFSQHTSALAEKTLRRKRQRRSPTVLNMIKETHPSRTTGDPSTPPLLISPSHSPSSPSIPVSDNHRLPVAPPFQNAALRLQEAEESRKAGLGHSLSTPSPSQPLSALLQFLSMQSAQNATQVSSNTASSPSNRHTHLPPSSPRPIAPQAPQPALQVHIHPSQSQNSVPIQEPSTHLALSQVFSPMGDETTVNLKTTSSNAILNLSQSHTGMQPDLNSSVITMINQMSSPSCLTPHSEKGCESKSTDMCPDNFTYHQSNHNHAVESPVETLDHPDSDTRLPSDCEPDHSLSLSTTPTPDLCNPTADSLPLAEAFPFMNQDQLLQLLTSNAGLPSLLPPFLGSLPLGIWTGQSSSPNVTQQSAQAVGGILNQGSPLNVLPSTLAAQSELPLNLVGLLNPGVDGAEKPPGLQALLMASLLLGQNPAAMFPLPALNLELPTAQQQVFTEGMSLEKTPALMDSVLMGPGLLEALQTLALPAEVQSLLLSAPLTPPAFLSLNPALLAAALGQTEPLPNHTPSPPLHSQGSLSSPALVSTSVSCGPLAPPSGQEVCDPITEQDKNTHFLPHLIGPGVLGDLTALHSLLGPGPLLLPQGSSLMTQNQTALNPLTCLQLAMGPTLMTEKSVNLHESPPSQQELPSAHTLNSVQTPAHQREGSTGSGTGLFDPYGSFMDTIYTSFLQVSERTESGSDSTPLSYPELPPLLQQASAPHSLSPRRACSVHNQDLSCLGMETAQSPARGTPKPSEEPSTPPPNKPAGVDTLSDAPLQSAFMEEAKTDGSSKVCLYSNGIGSGMEGRAENNKDEEDDYDVGRGRPAYLSPGERALDDITEQERTEDMHTGAKRGRKRKQSLQRGAELPEGIDSIIEEPTVTKTLSRPARSTRGKRRRVVR
- the mbd6 gene encoding uncharacterized protein mbd6 isoform X1, with the translated sequence MTGGNESAARDKDGGTALIAQIPIGWQRKVQDGAVSYISPSGSVLRSVDEVRVYLRTDGTCKCGLECPLVINKVFSFDPAAMVQAPGHQSSKIEEDMTKLCNHRRKVDAMAALCQSMQPPQLPPTGDVVCSMEGRESRGSIGEGTHCTYSQPKHNQPKSSIYPLTSPRSVLHNGSVSHLSRPLEPSSPLKKPSCQTPVGSNAPVCLKQQWNPHPHLPLSQNILQRTVHNPTSPSNNSLFPNSFLACPSPTGQAAHQGGSVKSSSPLSVCSSPSRALESFSPHRRSRHSSTSSLSEQGASGSIFIQGVKPSPPTVPCSSPKLPFTPTSPCGRLEGMLQHYKDCSTTNTNTAINNQSNLQMSHVASPAHPNPSDKRNGVSASPLNSAQASNLLTRPLGQQKNQQNVSNSFPASNLLSAAAKAQKTQSQLNTVDAQSAVLEKEQQSKVLISTLNNNLHPTSSRTQSLTTLLLPQSPSFSQHTSALAEKTLRRKRQRRSPTVLNMIKETHPSRTTGDPSTPPLLISPSHSPSSPSIPVSDNHRLPVAPPFQNAALRLQEAEESRKAGLGHSLSTPSPSQPLSALLQFLSMQSAQNATQVSSNTASSPSNRHTHLPPSSPRPIAPQAPQPALQVHIHPSQSQNSVPIQEPSTHLALSQVFSPMGDETTVNLKTTSSNAILNLSQSHTGMQPDLNSSVITMINQMSSPSCLTPHSEKGCESKSTDMCPDNFTYHQSNHNHAVETGPVETLDHPDSDTRLPSDCEPDHSLSLSTTPTPDLCNPTADSLPLAEAFPFMNQDQLLQLLTSNAGLPSLLPPFLGSLPLGIWTGQSSSPNVTQQSAQAVGGILNQGSPLNVLPSTLAAQSELPLNLVGLLNPGVDGAEKPPGLQALLMASLLLGQNPAAMFPLPALNLELPTAQQQVFTEGMSLEKTPALMDSVLMGPGLLEALQTLALPAEVQSLLLSAPLTPPAFLSLNPALLAAALGQTEPLPNHTPSPPLHSQGSLSSPALVSTSVSCGPLAPPSGQEVCDPITEQDKNTHFLPHLIGPGVLGDLTALHSLLGPGPLLLPQGSSLMTQNQTALNPLTCLQLAMGPTLMTEKSVNLHESPPSQQELPSAHTLNSVQTPAHQREGSTGSGTGLFDPYGSFMDTIYTSFLQVSERTESGSDSTPLSYPELPPLLQQASAPHSLSPRRACSVHNQDLSCLGMETAQSPARGTPKPSEEPSTPPPNKPAGVDTLSDAPLQSAFMEEAKTDGSSKVCLYSNGIGSGMEGRAENNKDEEDDYDVGRGRPAYLSPGERALDDITEQERTEDMHTGAKRGRKRKQSLQRGAELPEGIDSIIEEPTVTKTLSRPARSTRGKRRRVVR